One Pontibaca methylaminivorans genomic window, ATCGACCCGGATGCGGCGCTGGCCGAACTGGGCGCCCCGACCGACACGGCGGGCTTTGCCGCAATCGCCGGGGCCTGCGCCGAGGGGCGCAACGATCTGGCCGGGCGCGGGCTGAACGAGGCCGGGCGCAAGGCGCTGCGGCTGTTTTCGACCTGGGAAATCACCCGCTACCTGATCCCGGTCGCCCAGGCCCATTTCCGCCGCGTGCTGCGCGCCAATCCCGACCTGCCCCAGGGCCACAGCGAGACCCCGGGCGGCGCCAAGTGGTTCACCCTGGACGAGGTGCTGCTGCTGCGCGCCCATTTCGCGGCGCAGGGGTCGCGGGCCAAGGACTATCTGCCCTGGCGCCCCGAGGGGCTGCCGGCCAAGATGGTGGCGGTCGCGAATTTCAAGGGCGGCGTCGGCAAGACCAGCACGACGGCGCATCTGGCCATGTCGGCGGCGCTCGACGGGTACCGGGTGCTGGTGATCGACCTTGATTCACAGGGCTCCATGACCTCGATCTTCGGCGGGCAGGTGGCGGATGAGTGGCAGACCGCCTTTCCGCTGCTGGCGCGCCATTACGGCGAATATCTGCGCGCCGAGAACCAGCGCCGGCTGGACCGGGGCGAGGCGCCGCAGCCGCTGGACGAGGCGCTCGATGCCGCGCTCGGGATGCGCGCGGGGGACGTGATCCAGACCACCCACTGGCCCAATATCGACCTGATCGGGGCGCAGCTGAACCTTTACTGGGCCGAGTTCCAGATCCCGGTCTGGCGCATGGCGGCGCGGGGCTGGAAGCTCTGGGATGCGCTGGCCGAGCGGCTCGCGGCCGACGGGGTGCTGGCGGACTATGACCTTGTCTTCATCGACACGCCCCCGGCGCTTGGTTACCTGACCATCAACGGGCTGGCGGCGGCGGATATCCTGCTCGTGCCGCTTGGCGCGTCCTTTCTCGAATTCGATTCGACCGGGCGGTTCTTCGACATGTTGCATTCGACCTTCGCCAGCATCGAGGAGGGCGAAAACATTGCCGCCCGCGCCCTTGGCCGCCCGGGGATCGCCTT contains:
- a CDS encoding AAA family ATPase — translated: MKNRESPPYFNIDPDAALAELGAPTDTAGFAAIAGACAEGRNDLAGRGLNEAGRKALRLFSTWEITRYLIPVAQAHFRRVLRANPDLPQGHSETPGGAKWFTLDEVLLLRAHFAAQGSRAKDYLPWRPEGLPAKMVAVANFKGGVGKTSTTAHLAMSAALDGYRVLVIDLDSQGSMTSIFGGQVADEWQTAFPLLARHYGEYLRAENQRRLDRGEAPQPLDEALDAALGMRAGDVIQTTHWPNIDLIGAQLNLYWAEFQIPVWRMAARGWKLWDALAERLAADGVLADYDLVFIDTPPALGYLTINGLAAADILLVPLGASFLEFDSTGRFFDMLHSTFASIEEGENIAARALGRPGIAFEWDAVRAVITRYDAVQQGEMAALIQAYLGPTLSPHRQDFTALIGQAGEQVAGIYEADYRDFNRETYARGRETFDETYAAFKRLLLGIWRRDQIAADADTAAQATGT